Genomic DNA from Sporosarcina sp. ANT_H38:
TAGACGAGCCCGTTCAATATTCGACTTAAATAAGATTATAGGCGGATTATTGGATAAAGGCGTAACTGTAGAGTTCTTGAATGAGAACATGGAATTTAAACCGAATAACGACAACGAACCAAATAGGCAAAATAGTATGCAGTCATTAATGTTTAAAATCCTAGGATCGTTTGCACAGTTTGAGAGGGATTTAATTGTTGAACGCACAACCGAGGGACGAGAGTGAGCTGTAGCACAAGGTAAACATATGGGAAGGAGAGCAAGTTACACCCTTAAAGCCATGAAGAAAGCAATTGAGCAGTATCACAACCGCCAAGAAAACGGAATGAGATTATCAAATATTTTAAAATTGAATGATATCCCAAAAGCAAGTTTTTATGTTGAATTGAAGAAGATAAATGTAGAAGGGTAGCCAATCCGCTACTCTTTTTCCACCAATCAATAAAAGAAACATTTCATTTGAAAATGAGAGGATGAGTAAAAATGGATAATTCACAAGAGAGAATCTGTAAGTTTCTAACTCAAAACAAGTTAAAATTCATCAGTGAAGATAAAGTAGCTAAAAAGTTCGCATACAAGAACATACTGACTTTTTACATTGGGAAAGAAGGATGGTCAGCCTATGGTATTGATGGAAGAGACTTTAAAGGTCGAAACCATCAAACATCTAAAGTTGGATTTCTTATTGCTGAGTATAAAGATTCTGAAAATGGTGTATATTGAAAAGCTGAATAGTGGTGTTACAGCGGTAGGGAAAATGAGTCAGAGAAAAACTTATTTCGACTACACGTGTCATAAAAATCGAGAGGATTATACCTGATGATTGTCAGGGATTCAATTGGTTTGAAGAACTAATGTACAAGCTAAACAACGTATACACTCTTTTTTAGAACATTCATTGTCACTGATTGAATTTGCTGAAAGAGAGTTGCCAGAAAAACTAGCACTGAAGATAAATGGAACGCTGCAATCGGGTAATGAATTTTCACTAAGCAACAGACTAAAAGAACGAGTAACAACCTAGAACCTGATACAAAAATATATTTATTTGGTAATAGTGATAATAGAAAAAATATGTAATGCAACTTGGTAGACACTCGAAATTACTTGACTCACTATGATAAGGAACAAAAAATGTTTTAGATACTAGTGATAAATTGTATTATTCTGTAATATGGTTAAAGCATTTACTACACTAATTTTATTCAAAGAAATAGGTATAGAAGAAAGTCTTATCCGTTCCAAGATTCAAAGTAGTAAGCAATATTCTTATTCGATAGACAAAGTAAAAGAATTGCTAAAATAGGTTGTAATTTACTAGAGTTCAGTTATATGAGAAAAGTAAATCCCAGTTTTGACGTTTAAAAGATATGTCGCATTTCACACATTAGGCGTAGCAAGGAAGGGAATTATTATGTACTGGGATTATAGAGTTGTGGAGGATAAATATCCTAAAAGTAGTAAATCTTGCTTTGGAATATGCGAGGTTCATTATGATGAAAACCATGTTCCTCATATATGGGGTGAAATAATGCCTGCCGAATCATTAGATGAATTAAAAGATGATTACGAGTATATGCGTAAAGCATTTGAAAGTCCCGTATTGAAAGTAGTTGACGGTAAGTTAGTAGAAGTTACAGAATAATGTAGCAGTACGAATGTAATGAGTACTAAAAGATAAGGAACTTATGCAACTATCGGGTGTTTAGTTTAAGAAGAACAAATAAGAAAGTCGATTCCTTAAAATACTAGGAAACGACTTTTTTGTTATTCAAAATGTTTTCAGGTAGCTAGTCGAGTATTTATAAATGGCTTTCAACGCCACTAGTTAGTGGAGGAAAGAATAGTCAAATGCAACAAAAATAGAATGAACTAATAAACTCAAAGCAATAAAGATATTAAAACAAATTGGAAACATTTTTTAATTCAATTCTAAACTGCTTCATTGAATCATTTAAAAAGGCATCAGCAATCAAGGCGGACGCTTTATAGTAATATAGCGTTTCACTACCTATTTCGCCAGGTAATCGTACCCGGAGTAAAAAACCTTATTCTCCATATGTTTAACAATAATCAAAAAGGGAACTTTTTTATATAAGTCTATTTAAAAAGGAGTTCGATTATGTTTAATCATAGAAAACAATACATCAATGGTGAATGGGTTGACTCTACTGGTTCAGACACAATTGAAGTAGTAAACCCAGCAACAGAAGAAGTGATTGGTAAGATTAGCAGCGGAACGAAAGAAGACGTGAACCGGGCTGTCCAGGCAGCAAAAGAGGCGTTTCCTTCCTTTTCTAAAATGTCAGTGGACGACCGGGTAAAGCTTCTGGAGAATATTGCAAAAGAATATGAAAATCGCAAAGATGATTTAATAAAAATAATGACCGAAGAGCTAGGAGCTCCAATAACAAAATCGGAGGAAATCCATTATCAAATGGGGCTTGCACACTTTAAGCAGGCAGCAGAGGAATTGAAAAATTTCGAGTTTACGGAGGAAAGAGAGAACTCTTATATCCAGAAGGAACCAATTGGTGTATCAGGACTGATCACACCATGGAATTTCCCTACGAATCAGATTTCCACAAAGCTGGCCAGTGCATTGGCAGCCGGTAGCACCTTAGTTGTGAAGCCTGCATCTAAAACACCATTTGCATCTATTATTCTAGCGGAGATTTTTGACAAAGTTGGTGTTCCTAAAGGTGTCTTTAACCTTGTAAATGGTTCAGGTTCAACCGTTGGGGACGCAATCAGCTCTCATCCGGATGTCGATTTTGTATCCTTTACTGGATCGGGTGCAGTTGGAAGCAGTTTAATGAAGAATGCTGCAGATGATTTTAAAAATGTCTCATTGGAACTTGGAGGAAAATCTCCTTTAGTCATTTTAAAAGATGCGGATGTAAAAAAAGCAGCGAGAACTGCTTTAGCTCAAATTGCTACGAATACAGGTCAGGTATGTTCAGCGGCTACACGAGTGATTGTACCGGAAGAAATGCATGATGATTTCATTGAAGCAATGAAGGAATTAGTAACGGAGTTCCCTGTTGGTGATCCACAGGACAAAAATACATTTATGGGTCCACAGGTTTCCGAAGACCAGTGGGAAACCGTTCAATCCTACATCAAGAAGGGTGAGGAAGAAGGAGCCACCCTTGTTATCGGCGGTCCTGGTAGACCAGATGGAATTGATAAAGGATTCTTTTCTAAAATAACAGTTTTCACGGATGTGCAGAACGATATGACTATTGCGCAGGAGGAAATCTTTGGACCTGTCATGTCGGTTATCACGTATAAAGATATTGATGAAGCAATCGAAATTGCCAACGATACCGTTTATGGCCTTGCTGGTTATGTATTCGGAAATGATAAAGAAGAACTGAAGAAAGTGGCTTTAAATATTCGAGCAGGACAAATAACGATCAATAATAGTGAAGCAGATATGTCGGCACCATTTGGCGGCTTTAAGCAATCCGGTATTGGTCGTGAATGGGGAGATTATGGAATCGAAGAATTTCTTGAGCCAAAGGCGATTATGGGAATGCCTTCTTAATAAAAGTAAAGCTGTCCAAGAAGTTTTTTGGACAGCTTTTTTTAGTGTGTCATAAATTTCCGTATTTAATCAGAAAGGAGTTCTTAGTCTTGAAGGAAGTAGCGGCTAGGTTCAAATGAGAAAACTACTATTCCAAAACAAATTTTTCTACCTACGCTAATCCCAAAAAGGTAAACGAAACAGCCCGCAATTTGAAGTGTTCTGGTTCTTTAATTGAAGAAGAAAAGCCATTTAATCGGCTCGAAGTTCTTCAACTAAACCAATTAATAGGATGTAAATACTTTTCTCTGAAATTATTATTAAGACCATAGTAATTTTATGGATGGGTGAAAATAAAGACATCTTTAGCAAAAGGAAAATCATCGTATTTGCAGCAGCTAGGATACTCATTGGAATTGGTACGGAGATGTTGTTCCTGGGTCATACGTTATTATGGTTGTGATTATCAATCATCATCTTTTCCCGATGAATAAGATAAGTTCAAAGAATTCATAAAAGAAACCATAGAAGTGAAACCACATCAGTAAAAAGTGTGAGATACAGAGAACACTAGTTTATATATCAATACTTATCGGGAGAGAAGAAACTTGGAGTAAAGTTTCTTCTCTTCTATTAGTTTTCTGAACAGTTACTCCACCTCAAAATAAAAATTTTTATTTACCTCACAAAATGAATTGACCAATCTAAAAAGAATATGGTACTGTGTATATGAGTATAAACAGTATAACAGTTAAGAAGGGGTGTTTATATATGAATGAATGGAAACAAGCATACAGGCTCGCAACTTTTGAAATAAAGGCTTCAATAAAAAGCTTTCTACTGATTCTGATTTTCTATATCGCGATGAGCCTGATTTTCATGCTGTCGTTCGATGTTTACCTGGAAGGCGAATTCAAATTCTTTGATTTTATGTTCATGCTGATTTTCTTCATGTTCCCGACCTGGATGAAAGGTAAGGAATTCCAAATGCAGAAGATGGATGGGGATTTATGGACAGCGCCCTCAATCATCATGCTGCAGCAACTGCCGATCTCAAAAAACATCATCGTCAAAAGCCGCTTCATCATTCATGCATTCTGTTCATTTCCGTTCCAGTTGGTTCTGTTCATCGCGATGCCACTGATGTCGGAGAATTTCCGGGACATGATGACGCCTATCGCTTACATCGCATTCCTGCTGATTTGGCTGGGTTTATCGATTTCAGTCGGCTTTATCATGGCGGCGAGCGAAGCGGGAGGAAATTTCAATACGAGTGCCATCGTAAAATCGTTTATTTTCTTGGTGATTGGCGCCGTTGCACTTTATCTCATGTTCCCGCTTTTATCAGAGAACGGCTTTATCCACTGGACGATGTCGCTTGCAACTGAATGGACACTGCTGTCAGTCATCGTGGCTATTGTTTTGAGCATTGCGGGCTGTAAATACTGGCAAGCGGATATGAGAAAAACCATGAAGAAAACGGAATATCTGTGAGAGGGGGGCTGGATTTTGCTGCCGATACGCTTATCCAAAGATTCTCGTGAACCGATTTATCATCAGATTGAAAAGCAGCTGAAGGCACTGATTGCGGGAGGCCATTTGCCTGCAGGGACGCCGCTTCCATCAATTAGGGTGCTGTCGAAAGACCTGGAGATTAGCGTCATCACGATACGTCGCGCCTATCAGGACCTGGAGTCACAGGGCTTTATCGAAACAGTCCATGGCAAAGGGACTTTTGTCGCGGAGATACAGAACTCCATGAAACAGGAAACGATGACGGCTTCCGTCCAAGCGGAATTCGAACGGGCCATCCGCAACGCGATGGATTACGACTATACTGTCGATGAAATCAAAACGGTTTTTGAAGAGACTTTAGAAAAACTCAGGAAAGGGGAATGACAAATGCAGCCATGGATTGAACTAATAGACGCACATAAAAAGATTGATGATTTTCAGCTCGGACCTGTCAGCCTAGCGATTGAGCCGGGGACCATTACGGCGCTGGTCGGCAATAACGGCTCTGGCAAAAGTACCTTGCTGAAGCTGATCATGAATCTGGCGAATCTGGACGGAGGAGAGATCAGGGTCTTCGGCAAATCTGTCGACGGGAAAGACGAAAGTTGGAAAAGGCATGTCACGTTCCAATCGCAAAAAACTGTCGGCTGGAACGCCTATACAGGAGAGGACCTGAAAAGGCTGATTGCCCCTTTATATACGAAATGGGATGAGAAACTTTTCGAACGCATGATCCAACTGCTCGACATCCCGCTCGATAAGCGATTCGGCAAATTATCGCCAGGTCTCCAACAGAAGCTCAGCCTGTCGCTCGCATTGCCGCGGAATACTGATATCCTGATTCTCGATGAACCGACCGTGTCACTCGACATCCCATCAAAAAAACAATTCATGGATTTGCTTGTCGAATGGATGGAAAGGGAAGACCGTGCTGTCATCCTGACAACTCATCAGCCGGAGGATCTCCAAAAACTGGCAGATTACTTGTTCCTGATGAAGGACGGCCAGGGGGTCGGCCGGTATGAGAAAGATATACTCGCTGCGGGATTCCGCCGCTACTGGCTCAAGGAAATGCCGGCGGTGCCAGTACCGGGTGAACTTTCCCGTTCCGGAAACGAACTGATATCAGATAATCCTGACTCAACGGAGCAGTATTTCACGCAACACGAAAATAGTGTCATTGACGTCAAAGCCTTGGAACTGGAAGAAATCATCAGCCTTCTGCTGAAGTAGAGAAATAAGAGAGGATGAGAGAAATGGAAACAATGCTTACCGTAGAAGGATTGGGCAAATCCTTCAAGGACAAGAAGATTGTCTCAAATATTTCCTTCGAAGTGAAAAAAGGTGAGATTATGGCGCTGCTCGGACCGAACGGGGCGGGGAAATCGACGACAATACGCAACATCATGGGTATCTTGTATCCCGATGAAGGCACGATCTCTTTCTGGAACCGCTCTACGAAAGATATCCCACGCGATAAAATTGGCTATCTGCCGGAAGAGCGAGGGCTCTACAAAAACGTCAAGGTCATGGACATCCTGCTGTATCTTGCGGACCTGAAGGATTATCCGCTGGACCAGGCTAAAGAACGCGCGCTCGAGTACTTGAAAAAGTTCGGCCTAGAAGGCAAGGATAAAGTGTCGGTCGAAGAGTTGTCGAAAGGGATGGGTCAGAAAGTCCAGTTTATCGCCTCCATTCTTCATGAACCGGAACTCCTGATCTTGGATGAGCCGTTCTCAGGTCTTGATCCGGTCAGCCAGGAGCTGTTTAAAGAAGAAATCCGTTCACTGGCCGAAAAAGGCACGGCGATTCTATTGTCTTCGCATCAGATGAACCTTGTCGAAGAAATGGCGGACCGGCTGTTCCTGATTCACCGCGGCAGGAAAGTGATCTATGGGACCTTGAGTGATGTCAAAAAGGAATATGCTAATTTCAAATGCACGATTAACGGCAGCAACAGCCGCAGCCTGCTTGAAAGCCTGCCAGAAGTCGAGCGGGTCGAACAGAACGGAGAAACGGCTGTACTTTATCTCTCAAAACATGTGCAGCCCGCTTTCTGGCTGAAAAATCTTCCAGTAGAACTCGACATCCAGGAACTATCAATCGACCGGATTTCGCTCCATGAAATCTTCATTGATATCGCCACGGATAAGAATCTTTTGAAGGAAGTGGGTGAGTTGCATGCGTAATACGATGAAAGTCGCCAAATGGGAAATTAAACGCAATATGAAAAGCAAGTCGTTCATCATCGGCCTATTCCTGACACCGATCATCTTCCTAGCATTTTTCCTGCTGCCGGAACTGTTCAGTTCGGATGATGAAGCAGCGACAACGACAGTCTATGTCAACGACCAGCTCGGGGTCTACGGACAATTGGAAGCAGCGGCAGCAAATCCCGAATGGCAGATGGAACAGACAGACACCACAGAACAGGAAGCCACTGCGGCGCTTGAAGGGGAAGAAGACGCTGCGTATATTTTCATCGACGAACAGGCTGTTGAAACTGGCAAAGTCGCAGTTTACACGCATGAAGACACAAGTTCGGCCTTCATGGATGAAGTCCAGATCCTCGGAGGTCCGCTGCAGATGGTGCAAATCAAACAGCTCGGCCTGACACCGGAAGAAGCGGCAGTTATCGCGCAGGGAGTCGTCTTTGAAGATGCTTCTGAAGAAACGGAAGAAGACGGCCTGTTCAGTGAAAATATGCTGGAACGTGTGATTCCAGGAACATTTGCCGCAGTCGTCATGCTGTCAATCGTCTTCACCGGAATGGCGATCTTCCAAAGCGCGTCCCAGGAGAAGAAAGACAAGATTGCAGAGATTATTCTGTCGTCTTTAACGCCTGCAGAACTGATGCAAGGCAAGATCATCGGTTATTTTGTCCTTGGTATCATCCAGGTCGTTGTCTATATTGTCATCGCGCTGCCGATGCTCATCTGGAAAATCGATTTTCCTGTCATAGAGTATCTGCTAGTGCCCGAACTTCTAGTGCTATTATTCATTGCTATCCTCGGATACCTGCTCTATGCGGCACTGTTCGTCGGAATCGGTGCGACAATGGCCGATATCTCGACAGCGGGGAATTTCCAAGGCATGGTGATGATGTTGCCTTTCAGTCCATTCCTATTCATTGCGCCAGTGTTCAGCGATCCAAGCGGATTCTGGGCGCAGCTTGGAAGCTATATCCCGTTTACATCACCTGGCGTTCTCATTCTACGACTGTCACTTCTTGAAGAATGGCCGTGGGTGGAAATCATTATCGCCATCGGAATTCTTGTTGCCAGCGTCTGGGTCTTCATGAAACTTGCCGGCAAAATCTTCAAGATTGGCATCCTGATGTATGGTAAGAACGCCACACCGGGCGAAATCTGGAAATGGATTCGGGCGTAAAAAGATAGAGCTTACTATTCAATATCTAGTAACCTTTTAAATTATAGAATGAACAATATGAATAACTACCCGAATAGCAAACTCTCTTATTGAGTAAGGTGGAGAGATTTGGTCCTTTGCAATCTCAACTGTAGATTGTCAAGGTACTGTGCTAATTCCAAAAGTATTCACGTTAAGACGTCAAAACCTTTTGATAAGGTTTTGACGCTTTTTTTGTTTTGATAAAAGCTATTTTTAAAAAAATTTAAGGCAAAGAACGAAAAGTATAGAGTAGTAAAGATAGCTGTAATTCTCAAGAGGGTTGACTTGAAGGGCACGCAAGACATTCACCACTGTCGAGAACAATACATACAATCCGATTAACGTTTCTTATTTTGTTTACATGTGACTGATTATCAAAAGTAGATGTAGTGAACGAAAAAATTAATAAAGGAATAAAAAATGAAACAGTCCAACATATAACAAAGAGGGCGCTTCTGGTAACTCTTGTTGAGTGTTTATTTGTTGTTACAATACGAACGTACACTCCAAATACTGAGTGAAAAAGTGGGGAACGCGCGATCGTTTTCGATTGATTATGTCGATGGATCGGAATCACATCTTAGATATAATGCACATGTCAAAAGACGGTGCAATAAGCAAACGTAGAATCAAGGTACTGCAAGTGGGTGAGGCATCATTGGGAGCCTATTGTCATCTTCGTGGGTCCAGAAGAATTTTTACAATTGATAACGTGCTGGCGCTTGTTCCTGTCATTCGAACATAAAAGGTGGTTATTTAATGAGTAGTCGACAACTAGAAATTTATGATTTCGTTTAAGGATATGTCGCTAAAAATCAGTATTCACCAACAATAAGAGAAATCACAACAGCGGAGTTGAGTTTATTCGATGGGAATAAGTTGAGAAACAGTGAGTTAGGCGCAGTTATGGATAGTATTTGGAATAAGTCTTGATCCACAGCTATATTAGTGGCTGTGTTTCTAACGGATGACGGGACCGCAATCGGACGCTCTAAATTGGTTGGCGGACATAAGTAATGGGAGGTATAGCATGATTCGAGACCGCGGAAGTATTGAATTGACGGCAATGATGTTGCTGGAGCATATTGTTGAATTGAGAAATTGGATGAATAAGAAACATTATGTTGAATGCCAGGAACTCAGTGATCGGGATTTGCAGTCTATCTGGTCTTTTATGGTATCTTGTTTGTGTCTATTCCCATTCAATAAGTAAAGCTATTCTATGCCAGACAAATGAATTAGAATAAGAGTATTTGAAGTTATAAAATACATTAAGATGTATAATGTTGTCAGTGCAAGAATAATGGGTAAACCAACTCGAAAAAATAAGTCTTTATAACATTTTTCAGTTTGAATAGTTTAAACACATTGAATAGAAGAAACGATGGTGTTTAAGGGTTTAAAGGCTCTTAAAAACGTCCTCCAAGGGATAAAATTAAATCAATCACAAACCATTACAAAAGGACTTGCCATATTAGATATACTCTTACACACAAGCTCCTAGATTGATGTTGTAAGATTGTCGAATAGTCAATAATATCTGGTAGCAGCTATTAATTAATAATTAATATATCATTTTTTGGTGTCAGCGTACCGTTCTTTTCATAATAATCACCTGCTTTTCTTGAAAGCTCCACCGTTTTTATCGCATGGTTTCCCTTTGCAAATACGAGTAGAAATATATCATCTCTACTATCAATTCCATTGATACTTCCTTTAAATTCAACATTCAATGATTCTTCTATGACATCTATAGTTGTATATGGTCCATAGACCGATGCCTTCTCCCAGTCAAAATCAGTTAAAGTAGACAAAGAGATTTCTGTTGTACCTTTTTCCGCCTGCTCTAAAATCTTCTGAGCAAGTACCGTATCTTCACTAGCTCTATTAACAAAAAACATACTAAGCATTATAAAAAATATTACAGACCCACCAATCAATAAACCCCATTTCCTTAACATAAATTACACCTCTATTAAACTGTATTTTGCTTATTTACAAAGAATCATCCCATAGTGAATTTTTGGTTAGTAGTACAATGATAAATGCACAGCGGAAGAGATTGACCGCTTCAATCGAGGTAAAGACTTTATACCACTTCGTTTACATGAACAACCGTATAAAGCACTTAGAAGCGTTTAACTAGCCTGTGAGTGTGTGAAGGAGTAACAATAGGACTTGCATATATGGGATTTAACGATATACGCAGGTCCTATCTTCTTAAACTAATTTAAAGTAAATTATCTCTGGATCACCTTCGTCTAAATTTTCAACAAATCCACTTTGTATAAATCCATTTGCTCTAAATACTTCTTGCATTCTTTTATTTGATTGATTGGTTGAAGAGAATATTTTCTTAGTAGGCGATATGCTTATAAAATACTCCAAAAGGGATGTTGCATATCCTTTTCGTCTTTCAGTTGGTTTAACTATTATCAGGGATACAAAGCTACAATCAAAAAAATGAATATCAAAAATTAAAAATCCTATAAATGAGAACTCGTTTTTAATAGCTATACATCTTTCTTCCTCAATAGCTTTTTTTATGTATTTTCGTCTGCTTTCACTACCTATTACTTCTCTATCAATATTCACTATTTCATCTAAATCGTTTAACTGAGATTTGACCAAAGATTCCATCTTAAAGTACCCCTTATTGAAATTTGGATTTGTTAAAACACTTCATTCTTCAACTCAATTGCTGCGTTAGTACAATAAGAAAAAAGAGTCGTCTAAGAAGCTTCGGTTGTTTAACTAAACCAGTTAGTTTAAGTGTAAACCTTCTCATTCTTAGGTTGTAGACACCTATTCCTTCCATCCCACTGCTATATCATTGGAGGGGAATTCAATAACTAATTTAATTTGGGGTGAATAAATATATCTATCCCAATTTCTGACTTCCTCAATTCTGTAAATAATTTTAATCAGCTTTGTTTTAATAACATGTTGAAATTTAAGATCAATAATATAACATATTTCATTATTTACTTTATGATTTTTAAGTACTAGTTCTGCTAATGTACGTTCATAGTCAATAAAGTTAGAAAATATAGTTTTGTGAAACATAAGTGGCCATTCAATTCCACTCTCACAAAATGGAAATTCTAAAAACAATTTATCTGTGATTATTACAGAATCTTCTTTTGATAAAATTTCTACTTCCTCTTCAGAATCAATATTCGGAAATAAATCATTAACTTCCTCTAAAACAGTTTCGTATTCTCTTTTTTCCACTTCTTCTATTTCTTTTTGTTTTTGCTTGTCTAACAACTCTCTTAAACGTACCTTTTTATCCTTCACCTTTTTCATCCTAACTATTTATTTGAGTGATATGTCTATTCCATCTTTCACTGTCCTGTCTTTTTATTGGACAACTGAATAATCAGTCGTTTGGTATAGTTTAGCACATTTATTTACTAGTTATTTCAACGAGACGTGCAAGTCCAATAGCCTAAGAATTCTGTTCGCTGATAATCCATGATGAAACATACTTAAAAATTCGTACAGATTGCTCTAACTGGATAACGGATCATAGTTAAGCGGTTCATAGGTCAAGATGGTTTATCTTTTAAGTATGTCATTATATACAGATATTTCTATGCAGAGACTATGGTCTTAACGAGAGGTCATAATGACTTCATCTATGATGTTCAATAGTAAAATATATGATTTAAAATGTTTGTAAATTAAGATGATCTACCTTTAATCTTAATTAGGATAAATATGAATATTTTAACTTAAAAATTCCATATATAGGAGCGGGTTTATTAATAAGTAAAATGAAGCGTGAGAGTGTTAGAAGAAAAGCAATGATAGAGAAATAAACCATAATGAGAAGTAGGTAGAAAAGGGGTTTAGAGTGTCATTTATTGTCTTATTTGACACTTGTGCATAACCAGCAGAGCGGTTATGATGGATGCTTTTGAAATACTTTTAAAGTAAAATTTAATGGAATATTTTACATTACGAATTATGTCACTATTATCGCCCATTTACAACTAAAATTATGCTATTCTTCTTATAGGAATATTAATGTTATTAGCATACTATGGTTGGTTAGCCATTGACAATTAATTTCCTCTAGAGCACTCATTTAATTATGGGTGCTCTTTTATTGTGCCAAAAAATAAGTTTGAATAATTAATTAATGGAAAGCGCGATAAATTGTATTGCACATTGCAAAGAATGAATCCACTAGTAATCTGGATGTATTTGATGAACTAAAGGGGAGAGTTGATTTAACTAGTAGCGCAAGAATCAAGGCTTCAACTAGATTAATGTTTGGAGTAGCTGCTTGTCGTCAATCCTATAAAGTAAAATATATATGGTTACCAGAATTGTTAGATGAATTAACACTCTCTAAATTAACAGCGGATGGAAGTTATCGTAAACTGATTAAAAAATACACAAAAGCAGACCTACTTATATTGGATGAATGGTTACTTACAGATCTTTCAACAGGTGAAGCCACAATCCTATTAGAAATCACAGAATCACGCCACAAGTCAGTCTCTACAATCTTCTGTTCGCAGATTGATCCAAGTGGATGGCATTTGAGATTGGGCAATGAGACGATTGCAGAAGCAATCTTAGTTAGAATAATTCACGATTCCTACCAAATTATGATTGATGGAGAAATTTCTATGCGTGAACGTCATGGATTAGAATCAGAAATATAATCTGTCTTACTAATGGGCAGAAATATCAAGATTAACGACATTTCAAGAATGGATAATATAAAGCTCCAACATACCAAAGATGGTATGTTGGAGCTTTATATGTATTGGTAAAACAGTTTGGCGAAGAGTGGTAAATTCCCTATGACTCGTTGGTAAAATGATGGCACTACTGGTACATCTCGATGTCCGTAATCACTAAATATTTCACATAAGATTTTGGCAAACATTGTTAATGTGTTTCGAGTTCTTTAGGTATACTAAAAGAAAGATTGTTTTCTA
This window encodes:
- a CDS encoding recombinase family protein produces the protein MHATIKAIDGSTVITLLQGVDIQNSEKVTGTSTKKRIELANAIKSANKGDTIVVTKIDRRARSIFDLNKIIGGLLDKGVTVEFLNENMEFKPNNDNEPNRQNSMQSLMFKILGSFAQFERDLIVERTTEGRE
- a CDS encoding aldehyde dehydrogenase family protein; this translates as MFNHRKQYINGEWVDSTGSDTIEVVNPATEEVIGKISSGTKEDVNRAVQAAKEAFPSFSKMSVDDRVKLLENIAKEYENRKDDLIKIMTEELGAPITKSEEIHYQMGLAHFKQAAEELKNFEFTEERENSYIQKEPIGVSGLITPWNFPTNQISTKLASALAAGSTLVVKPASKTPFASIILAEIFDKVGVPKGVFNLVNGSGSTVGDAISSHPDVDFVSFTGSGAVGSSLMKNAADDFKNVSLELGGKSPLVILKDADVKKAARTALAQIATNTGQVCSAATRVIVPEEMHDDFIEAMKELVTEFPVGDPQDKNTFMGPQVSEDQWETVQSYIKKGEEEGATLVIGGPGRPDGIDKGFFSKITVFTDVQNDMTIAQEEIFGPVMSVITYKDIDEAIEIANDTVYGLAGYVFGNDKEELKKVALNIRAGQITINNSEADMSAPFGGFKQSGIGREWGDYGIEEFLEPKAIMGMPS
- a CDS encoding MFS transporter is translated as MNEWKQAYRLATFEIKASIKSFLLILIFYIAMSLIFMLSFDVYLEGEFKFFDFMFMLIFFMFPTWMKGKEFQMQKMDGDLWTAPSIIMLQQLPISKNIIVKSRFIIHAFCSFPFQLVLFIAMPLMSENFRDMMTPIAYIAFLLIWLGLSISVGFIMAASEAGGNFNTSAIVKSFIFLVIGAVALYLMFPLLSENGFIHWTMSLATEWTLLSVIVAIVLSIAGCKYWQADMRKTMKKTEYL
- a CDS encoding GntR family transcriptional regulator, whose amino-acid sequence is MLPIRLSKDSREPIYHQIEKQLKALIAGGHLPAGTPLPSIRVLSKDLEISVITIRRAYQDLESQGFIETVHGKGTFVAEIQNSMKQETMTASVQAEFERAIRNAMDYDYTVDEIKTVFEETLEKLRKGE
- a CDS encoding ABC transporter ATP-binding protein; its protein translation is MQPWIELIDAHKKIDDFQLGPVSLAIEPGTITALVGNNGSGKSTLLKLIMNLANLDGGEIRVFGKSVDGKDESWKRHVTFQSQKTVGWNAYTGEDLKRLIAPLYTKWDEKLFERMIQLLDIPLDKRFGKLSPGLQQKLSLSLALPRNTDILILDEPTVSLDIPSKKQFMDLLVEWMEREDRAVILTTHQPEDLQKLADYLFLMKDGQGVGRYEKDILAAGFRRYWLKEMPAVPVPGELSRSGNELISDNPDSTEQYFTQHENSVIDVKALELEEIISLLLK
- a CDS encoding ABC transporter ATP-binding protein, whose product is METMLTVEGLGKSFKDKKIVSNISFEVKKGEIMALLGPNGAGKSTTIRNIMGILYPDEGTISFWNRSTKDIPRDKIGYLPEERGLYKNVKVMDILLYLADLKDYPLDQAKERALEYLKKFGLEGKDKVSVEELSKGMGQKVQFIASILHEPELLILDEPFSGLDPVSQELFKEEIRSLAEKGTAILLSSHQMNLVEEMADRLFLIHRGRKVIYGTLSDVKKEYANFKCTINGSNSRSLLESLPEVERVEQNGETAVLYLSKHVQPAFWLKNLPVELDIQELSIDRISLHEIFIDIATDKNLLKEVGELHA
- a CDS encoding ABC transporter permease, coding for MRNTMKVAKWEIKRNMKSKSFIIGLFLTPIIFLAFFLLPELFSSDDEAATTTVYVNDQLGVYGQLEAAAANPEWQMEQTDTTEQEATAALEGEEDAAYIFIDEQAVETGKVAVYTHEDTSSAFMDEVQILGGPLQMVQIKQLGLTPEEAAVIAQGVVFEDASEETEEDGLFSENMLERVIPGTFAAVVMLSIVFTGMAIFQSASQEKKDKIAEIILSSLTPAELMQGKIIGYFVLGIIQVVVYIVIALPMLIWKIDFPVIEYLLVPELLVLLFIAILGYLLYAALFVGIGATMADISTAGNFQGMVMMLPFSPFLFIAPVFSDPSGFWAQLGSYIPFTSPGVLILRLSLLEEWPWVEIIIAIGILVASVWVFMKLAGKIFKIGILMYGKNATPGEIWKWIRA
- a CDS encoding GNAT family N-acetyltransferase, with product MESLVKSQLNDLDEIVNIDREVIGSESRRKYIKKAIEEERCIAIKNEFSFIGFLIFDIHFFDCSFVSLIIVKPTERRKGYATSLLEYFISISPTKKIFSSTNQSNKRMQEVFRANGFIQSGFVENLDEGDPEIIYFKLV